From Nicotiana tabacum cultivar K326 chromosome 15, ASM71507v2, whole genome shotgun sequence, the proteins below share one genomic window:
- the LOC107829177 gene encoding uncharacterized protein LOC107829177 isoform X1, protein MVRGRDSCWEHCVLVDATRQKVRCNYCRREFSGGVYRMKFHLAQIKNKDIVPCAEVPNEVRDHIRSILNTPMKQKNPKKPKLDQAANDQQRSSSASGGLHPLRGFSGENGSPCPSIMFARHSPSSQLAVDDAQKQKQDNADKNIAAFFYHNAIPFTAAKSLYYQKMVDAILECEVGYKAPCAEKLGGNLLEKVKVDINDNHKRLKDEWKETGCTILCDCWSDGKTKSLVVLSVACAKGTLFLRSVDVSDHADDPHYLFGLLESVVLEIGMNNVVQVITDSSASYIYAGTLLTDKYPSVFWSPCASHCINKMLEDFSKHEWVNFVLDEANTITKYIYGNHWILNMMRKFSGGEEFVRPRITKNVANFLSLRALVIQEDNLKHMFSRAEWLSSIYSRHHDVQAIKSLLCLERFWRSAREAVAVSEPLLKLLRIMDGDMPAMAYMYDGVERAKMSIKAFYKDVDENFAPIWDIIDRRWSTLLQSPLHAAAAFLNPSIFYNPNFKIDSRIRNGFQEAMTKMASEDKDIIEITKEHPIYIKAQGALGTDFAIKGRTLNAPADWWMGYGYEIPSLQRAAIRILSQPCSLHWCRWNWSTFDSVHSKRRDRLEPDRFDDLVYVHFNLWLQAIVRSKDSKCKPINFDEIDVGAEWPTEAEVVCTFLDDSWLHTAPIEGRGMEPESLLT, encoded by the exons ATGGTTAGAGGAAGAGATTCATGTTGGGAACATTGTGTCCTTGTTGATGCAACTAGACAGAAGGTAAGATGTAACTATTGCCGGCGGGAGTTCAGTGGAGGAGTTTACAGAATGAAGTTTCATTTGGCTCAAATAAAAAACAAAGACATAGTTCCATGTGCTGAAGTCCCGAACGAGGTGAGAGATCACATTAGAAGCATTTTAAACACTCCGATGAAACAGAAAAATCCTAAGAAACCAAAGCTGGATCAAGCTGCCAATGATCAGCAAAGAAGCTCTTCAGCTAGTGGTGGACTCCATCCTCTTCGTGGATTTAGTGGAGAGAACGGTAGCCCTTGTCCTTCTATTATGTTTGCGCGCCATTCTCCGAGTTCACAGCTAGCAGTTGATGATGCTCAAAAGCAAAAACAGGACAATGCTGATAAGAATATTGCTGCGTTTTTCTACCACAATGCAATACCTTTTACAGCCGCAAAGTCCTTGTACTATCAGAAAATGGTGGACGCGATTCTTGAGTGCGAAGTAGGGTATAAAGCTCCATGTGCTGAAAAATTGGGCGGTAATCTTTTGGAAAAAGTCAAAGTCGATATTAACGACAATCACAAGAGATTAAAGGATGAATGGAAAGAAACGGGCTGTACAATCTTGTGTGATTGCTGGTCCGATGGAAAGACTAAATCCCTTGTGGTACTTTCTGTGGCATGTGCCAAAGGGACATTGTTCCTTAGGTCCGTAGACGTATCTGATCATGCAGATGATCCTCATTATTTATTTGGGTTGCTTGAATCAGTTGTTCTGGAAATTGGCATGAATAATGTTGTCCAAGTTATTACCGATAGTTCTGCTAGTTACATATATGCGGGAACGCTTCTCACAGACAAGTACCCTTCGGTTTTCTGGTCTCCGTGCGCTTCCCATTGTATCAATAAAATGTTGGAGGATTTTAGTAAACATGAGTGGGTGAATTTTGTTCTTGACGAGGCAAATACAATCACAAAGTACATATACGGTAATCACTGGATTCTAAATATGATGAGAAAATTTTCAGGTGGAGAGGAGTTTGTTCGACCAAGAATTACAAAAAATGTGGCTAATTTCCTTTCCTTAAGGGCCCTTGTGATTCAAGAGGATAATTTAAAACACATGTTTTCTCGTGCCGAATGGTTGTCATCTATATATAGTAGGCACCACGACGTCCAGGCCATAAAGTCATTGTTGTGCCTTGAAAGATTCTGGAGATCCGCACGTGAAGCTGTCGCGGTGTCCGAACCGTTACTTAAACTGTTAAGGATCATGGATGGAGACATGCCAGCTATGGCATATATGTATGACGGAGTGGAAAGAGCAAAGATGTCCATAAAAGCATTCTATAAGGATGTTGATGAAAACTTTGCGCCGATTTGGGATATAATTGACAGGAGATGGAGCACGCTTCTTCAATCCCCATTACATGCAGCAGCAGCATTCCTTAATCCTTCCATTTTCTACAATCCAAACTTTAAGATTGATTCAAGGATCAGGAATGGTTTTCAAGAAGCCATGACGAAAATGGCGTCCGAGGATAAAGATATAATAGAAATTACTAAAGAACATCCCATATACATAAAGGCTCAAGGTGCTCTAGGGACTGATTTTGCAATAAAGGGCAGGACACTGAATGCCCCAG CTGATTGGTGGATGGGTTATGGTTACGAAATTCCAAGTCTACAGAGAGCTGCTATACGGATTTTGAGTCAACCTTGCAGTCTGCACTGGTGTAGATGGAACTGGAGCACTTTTGATAGTGTTCATAGCAAAAGACGGGACAGGTTGGAGCCTGATAGATTTGACGATCTTGTTTATGTGCACTTCAATCTCTGGTTACAGGCAATTGTAAGAAGTAAAGATAGCAAATGTAAGCCAATCAATTTTGATGAAATAGATGTCGGTGCTGAATGGCCTACTGAAGCTGAAGTTGTATGCACTTTCTTGGATGATTCCTGGTTGCACACTGCACCCATTGAAGGCAGAG GAATGGAGCCAGAAAGTTTGTTAACATGA
- the LOC107829177 gene encoding uncharacterized protein LOC107829177 isoform X2 has product MVRGRDSCWEHCVLVDATRQKVRCNYCRREFSGGVYRMKFHLAQIKNKDIVPCAEVPNEVRDHIRSILNTPMKQKNPKKPKLDQAANDQQRSSSASGGLHPLRGFSGENGSPCPSIMFARHSPSSQLAVDDAQKQKQDNADKNIAAFFYHNAIPFTAAKSLYYQKMVDAILECEVGYKAPCAEKLGGNLLEKVKVDINDNHKRLKDEWKETGCTILCDCWSDGKTKSLVVLSVACAKGTLFLRSVDVSDHADDPHYLFGLLESVVLEIGMNNVVQVITDSSASYIYAGTLLTDKYPSVFWSPCASHCINKMLEDFSKHEWVNFVLDEANTITKYIYGNHWILNMMRKFSGGEEFVRPRITKNVANFLSLRALVIQEDNLKHMFSRAEWLSSIYSRHHDVQAIKSLLCLERFWRSAREAVAVSEPLLKLLRIMDGDMPAMAYMYDGVERAKMSIKAFYKDVDENFAPIWDIIDRRWSTLLQSPLHAAAAFLNPSIFYNPNFKIDSRIRNGFQEAMTKMASEDKDIIEITKEHPIYIKAQGALGTDFAIKGRTLNAPADWWMGYGYEIPSLQRAAIRILSQPCSLHWCRWNWSTFDSVHSKRRDRCRC; this is encoded by the exons ATGGTTAGAGGAAGAGATTCATGTTGGGAACATTGTGTCCTTGTTGATGCAACTAGACAGAAGGTAAGATGTAACTATTGCCGGCGGGAGTTCAGTGGAGGAGTTTACAGAATGAAGTTTCATTTGGCTCAAATAAAAAACAAAGACATAGTTCCATGTGCTGAAGTCCCGAACGAGGTGAGAGATCACATTAGAAGCATTTTAAACACTCCGATGAAACAGAAAAATCCTAAGAAACCAAAGCTGGATCAAGCTGCCAATGATCAGCAAAGAAGCTCTTCAGCTAGTGGTGGACTCCATCCTCTTCGTGGATTTAGTGGAGAGAACGGTAGCCCTTGTCCTTCTATTATGTTTGCGCGCCATTCTCCGAGTTCACAGCTAGCAGTTGATGATGCTCAAAAGCAAAAACAGGACAATGCTGATAAGAATATTGCTGCGTTTTTCTACCACAATGCAATACCTTTTACAGCCGCAAAGTCCTTGTACTATCAGAAAATGGTGGACGCGATTCTTGAGTGCGAAGTAGGGTATAAAGCTCCATGTGCTGAAAAATTGGGCGGTAATCTTTTGGAAAAAGTCAAAGTCGATATTAACGACAATCACAAGAGATTAAAGGATGAATGGAAAGAAACGGGCTGTACAATCTTGTGTGATTGCTGGTCCGATGGAAAGACTAAATCCCTTGTGGTACTTTCTGTGGCATGTGCCAAAGGGACATTGTTCCTTAGGTCCGTAGACGTATCTGATCATGCAGATGATCCTCATTATTTATTTGGGTTGCTTGAATCAGTTGTTCTGGAAATTGGCATGAATAATGTTGTCCAAGTTATTACCGATAGTTCTGCTAGTTACATATATGCGGGAACGCTTCTCACAGACAAGTACCCTTCGGTTTTCTGGTCTCCGTGCGCTTCCCATTGTATCAATAAAATGTTGGAGGATTTTAGTAAACATGAGTGGGTGAATTTTGTTCTTGACGAGGCAAATACAATCACAAAGTACATATACGGTAATCACTGGATTCTAAATATGATGAGAAAATTTTCAGGTGGAGAGGAGTTTGTTCGACCAAGAATTACAAAAAATGTGGCTAATTTCCTTTCCTTAAGGGCCCTTGTGATTCAAGAGGATAATTTAAAACACATGTTTTCTCGTGCCGAATGGTTGTCATCTATATATAGTAGGCACCACGACGTCCAGGCCATAAAGTCATTGTTGTGCCTTGAAAGATTCTGGAGATCCGCACGTGAAGCTGTCGCGGTGTCCGAACCGTTACTTAAACTGTTAAGGATCATGGATGGAGACATGCCAGCTATGGCATATATGTATGACGGAGTGGAAAGAGCAAAGATGTCCATAAAAGCATTCTATAAGGATGTTGATGAAAACTTTGCGCCGATTTGGGATATAATTGACAGGAGATGGAGCACGCTTCTTCAATCCCCATTACATGCAGCAGCAGCATTCCTTAATCCTTCCATTTTCTACAATCCAAACTTTAAGATTGATTCAAGGATCAGGAATGGTTTTCAAGAAGCCATGACGAAAATGGCGTCCGAGGATAAAGATATAATAGAAATTACTAAAGAACATCCCATATACATAAAGGCTCAAGGTGCTCTAGGGACTGATTTTGCAATAAAGGGCAGGACACTGAATGCCCCAG CTGATTGGTGGATGGGTTATGGTTACGAAATTCCAAGTCTACAGAGAGCTGCTATACGGATTTTGAGTCAACCTTGCAGTCTGCACTGGTGTAGATGGAACTGGAGCACTTTTGATAGTGTTCATAGCAAAAGACGGGACAG ATGTCGGTGCTGA
- the LOC107829177 gene encoding uncharacterized protein LOC107829177 isoform X3 produces MVRGRDSCWEHCVLVDATRQKVRCNYCRREFSGGVYRMKFHLAQIKNKDIVPCAEVPNEVRDHIRSILNTPMKQKNPKKPKLDQAANDQQRSSSASGGLHPLRGFSGENGSPCPSIMFARHSPSSQLAVDDAQKQKQDNADKNIAAFFYHNAIPFTAAKSLYYQKMVDAILECEVGYKAPCAEKLGGNLLEKVKVDINDNHKRLKDEWKETGCTILCDCWSDGKTKSLVVLSVACAKGTLFLRSVDVSDHADDPHYLFGLLESVVLEIGMNNVVQVITDSSASYIYAGTLLTDKYPSVFWSPCASHCINKMLEDFSKHEWVNFVLDEANTITKYIYGNHWILNMMRKFSGGEEFVRPRITKNVANFLSLRALVIQEDNLKHMFSRAEWLSSIYSRHHDVQAIKSLLCLERFWRSAREAVAVSEPLLKLLRIMDGDMPAMAYMYDGVERAKMSIKAFYKDVDENFAPIWDIIDRRWSTLLQSPLHAAAAFLNPSIFYNPNFKIDSRIRNGFQEAMTKMASEDKDIIEITKEHPIYIKAQGALGTDFAIKGRTLNAPV; encoded by the exons ATGGTTAGAGGAAGAGATTCATGTTGGGAACATTGTGTCCTTGTTGATGCAACTAGACAGAAGGTAAGATGTAACTATTGCCGGCGGGAGTTCAGTGGAGGAGTTTACAGAATGAAGTTTCATTTGGCTCAAATAAAAAACAAAGACATAGTTCCATGTGCTGAAGTCCCGAACGAGGTGAGAGATCACATTAGAAGCATTTTAAACACTCCGATGAAACAGAAAAATCCTAAGAAACCAAAGCTGGATCAAGCTGCCAATGATCAGCAAAGAAGCTCTTCAGCTAGTGGTGGACTCCATCCTCTTCGTGGATTTAGTGGAGAGAACGGTAGCCCTTGTCCTTCTATTATGTTTGCGCGCCATTCTCCGAGTTCACAGCTAGCAGTTGATGATGCTCAAAAGCAAAAACAGGACAATGCTGATAAGAATATTGCTGCGTTTTTCTACCACAATGCAATACCTTTTACAGCCGCAAAGTCCTTGTACTATCAGAAAATGGTGGACGCGATTCTTGAGTGCGAAGTAGGGTATAAAGCTCCATGTGCTGAAAAATTGGGCGGTAATCTTTTGGAAAAAGTCAAAGTCGATATTAACGACAATCACAAGAGATTAAAGGATGAATGGAAAGAAACGGGCTGTACAATCTTGTGTGATTGCTGGTCCGATGGAAAGACTAAATCCCTTGTGGTACTTTCTGTGGCATGTGCCAAAGGGACATTGTTCCTTAGGTCCGTAGACGTATCTGATCATGCAGATGATCCTCATTATTTATTTGGGTTGCTTGAATCAGTTGTTCTGGAAATTGGCATGAATAATGTTGTCCAAGTTATTACCGATAGTTCTGCTAGTTACATATATGCGGGAACGCTTCTCACAGACAAGTACCCTTCGGTTTTCTGGTCTCCGTGCGCTTCCCATTGTATCAATAAAATGTTGGAGGATTTTAGTAAACATGAGTGGGTGAATTTTGTTCTTGACGAGGCAAATACAATCACAAAGTACATATACGGTAATCACTGGATTCTAAATATGATGAGAAAATTTTCAGGTGGAGAGGAGTTTGTTCGACCAAGAATTACAAAAAATGTGGCTAATTTCCTTTCCTTAAGGGCCCTTGTGATTCAAGAGGATAATTTAAAACACATGTTTTCTCGTGCCGAATGGTTGTCATCTATATATAGTAGGCACCACGACGTCCAGGCCATAAAGTCATTGTTGTGCCTTGAAAGATTCTGGAGATCCGCACGTGAAGCTGTCGCGGTGTCCGAACCGTTACTTAAACTGTTAAGGATCATGGATGGAGACATGCCAGCTATGGCATATATGTATGACGGAGTGGAAAGAGCAAAGATGTCCATAAAAGCATTCTATAAGGATGTTGATGAAAACTTTGCGCCGATTTGGGATATAATTGACAGGAGATGGAGCACGCTTCTTCAATCCCCATTACATGCAGCAGCAGCATTCCTTAATCCTTCCATTTTCTACAATCCAAACTTTAAGATTGATTCAAGGATCAGGAATGGTTTTCAAGAAGCCATGACGAAAATGGCGTCCGAGGATAAAGATATAATAGAAATTACTAAAGAACATCCCATATACATAAAGGCTCAAGGTGCTCTAGGGACTGATTTTGCAATAAAGGGCAGGACACTGAATGCCCCAG TTTAA
- the LOC142169954 gene encoding MYB-like transcription factor ODO1, whose translation MGIDPITHEPLHKETKPSNQSTTTGHQQVHVVPESTNVTAQSTNVVAESTNVTKASTSLELENSSISSSDLSFSPNENSSCITDETQLVLDTFNEDDTLLDTLLHTDVAHLIDSPWEFSASATAQKQNFDNENFNWLLDCQDFGIQDFGFDNFNVEKDFILNTIDDIGNKK comes from the coding sequence ATGGGAATTGATCCTATTACTCATGAACCACTCCATAAGGAAACAAAGCCAAGTAATCAAAGTACCACAACTGGTCATCAGCAGGTCCATGTAGTACCAGAGAGTACAAATGTCACAGCACAGAGTACAAATGTCGTAGCTGAAAGTACAAATGTTACAAAAGCATCCACCTCCTTAGAACTAGAGAACTCATCAATATCTTCATCTGATTTATCTTTCTCCCCAAATGAAAACTCTTCTTGCATTACTGATGAAACTCAGCTTGTTCTTGACACCTTTAATGAAGACGATACGCTGCTAGATACCCTACTGCATACTGATGTTGCTCATCTCATTGACTCCCCATGGGAATTTTCAGCTTCTGCTACTGCTCAAAAGCAAAATTTTGATAATGAGAATTTTAATTGGTTATTAGATTGTCAAGATTTTGGGATCCAAGACTTTGGCTTTGATAACTTCAATGTCGAAAAGGACTTCATCTTGAACACAATAGATGACATTGGCAACAAAAAGTAG